GGCGGCGCTCTTCGACAAGATGATCGCGGCGCGGAACTTCCGCTCTGCCTCGGTGATGATGCGGCAGGTCGCCTTTGCGAAGCTGGACCTCCTGCTGCACATGCGCACGGGCGAATTTGCCGGCGCACTGGATGTTGAGCCCCGGCTTCGCGCCGCCATTGCAGAGTGCCTGGTACCCACGGAGCCCCCGGCGCCGACGATCGTGAAGCGCTTTACGCACGTGTTCGCTGATCCCGTGGGCTACGCGGCGGGCTACTACTCTTACAAATGGGCGGAGGTGCTCGATGCCGACGCGTTCACCCGGTTCAAGCGGGAAGGCGTGTTCAACCCCGGGGTGGGATCGGCCTTTGTCACCCATGTGCTCAGCCGGGGAAATTCAGCGGATCCCGCGGAACTGTACCGGGCGTTCATGGGTCGAGACCCCGACCTGAACGCCTTGCTGCAGCGCAGCGGCTTGATGCCGGCGGCATGAGGCCCGGCGGGCCGCTCTGGCCTGCCGCCACGCGACGGCGGCGCCGGGTAGCGAGCCCCCATGCATGAAACCCATCCTTGTCCGGCCACGATCGTCGCGTTTCGGCGCGAGAGACGATAGGAGGAGCCCCGCATGCGGCGCCGACGCTCGCTCCCTGTTCTGGCGGTTGCGGGGGCCCTGCTGCTGCTGACAGCCCTGACGCTGCCGTGGTGGCTGGGGCTCGTATTGCCCCCTTTGGCAGGCCGGTTTGGCGCCAAGGTGGGAGCGTATGAACGCCAGGGCTATGGGCGTTTTGTCCTGCGGGAGATCGAGTATCGTCGCGATGGCGTCGTCGTACGCGTCGACCATGTCGAGGCGCCGACGCCGCTGCTCTGGGGGTGGCGGCAGCTCACCAACTCCCCCAGCGTGCTCGCGGTGGGAGCCTGGTCCGTCGACGTGGCGGCGCGACCGCAGCGCCCACCCACGCCGAGCGCGAACGGCTGGATGCCGCTGCGGATTCGGCTGCAGCGCATCGCCCGCGAGCTGGACCGTTGGGTGCCGGAAGCGCGGACGGGCGCAGGCGTGGTGCGTTGGCCCCGCGGGGAAATCAAGGCGCGGAGCGCCCGCTGGCAGGACGGCACCCTGACGGTGACCGCGTTGGAGTATCGTGGCATCGTAGTCGACGCCCATGCGACGTTCGGCCGGGAGACAGACCAGATCTGGCTGGTGGCGGAGAACGTCGCCGAGCAGCGCGCGCTGCGGCTCGAAAGCGAAGGCGCCTGTGTGACGGGCGTCGTGCAGGCGTGGAACCAGACCGCGCAGCTCACGGCGCGGTTCTCCGCCCAAGGCTGGCTGCCGCCGGATGCGTCCGCCTCGATTGAGAATCTCGATGTGGAAGGTCGGGTGCTGAAACTCGGGCAGTACGCGCGCGTCACGGGCCACGCGCGGGTGAACTGGCGGCTCGATCACTTCCTGACGGACCTCGCGCTCCGCGGCGCGCCCCCGCCCGGGAGCGAGACGCCGCCGATGGAGGTCACGTTGAGCGGCAATGGAACGCCAGAGGCATTCACGCTGGCGGCGCTGCGGGCGACATTGCCCGGCCTCGAGGCGGAGCTCACGGCACCGGTCACCTTCGAGCGATCGGGGCGCATGCGGGAGAGTTCGGCGCGCTTTGCGGTGCATGCCGACCTGGCGCGCCTTCCCTGGGCCACGGCCGAGGGCATGGTGGAGGGCGAGGCGAGGGTGGTGGATGCGGACCAGGGGCCACCGGCGGTCGAGTTCAGCTTTGGCGCAGACAATCTCCGCGTACCGGAGTTGGCGGTCCGACGGCTGCGGCTGCTGGGACGAGTCGACTGGCCGCGACTCAACGTACGGGAGCTTCAGCTCGTTGATTCCGCGGGCGGTGAGCTGCGCGCAGCAGGAGAGTGGAACTTCGCTCGGAAGGAGTTCCGCGGCGTGACGGCCGCAGGGGAAATCGCGTATGAGACCGTTCGGCCATGGCTGCCGACTGGCGTACGGTTTACGCGCGCCAGCCTCACCGCGACCCTCGAAGGGGCGGTGACGGCGCTGAGGCACGAGGGTCGGCTGAGCGTGGCGGAGCTGCAGGCGGGCCAGCTCAAACCGGCGGCGTTGCAGATCACGTGGCGTGGAGCTGGCGCCAAGATCGAGGACTGCGCGGCCGAAGCGAAGATGGGCGAGGCCATGCTAACCGTGAGGGGGGCGGTGAACCCGGACGAGGCCCGCTTGACGGCGCTGGCGTGGATCGTCGATGGCCGGACAGAGCTGCAACTCGCGCAACCGGCCCGCGTGACGTGGCGTCCGGCGCTCGCGGTGGATACGCTGCGGCTGGAGGGGCCGCAGGCATCGCTGTTGGCGCGACTGACGGGAACGGCCCGGCGCGATCTCGAGTTTGGCGTGCACGGCTTCCAGTCGGCCTGGCTGGCGCGCGTCGTGGAGCTGAAGGGCCCCGTCTGGACGGTGCCGTCCCTGGCCCTCACGGGATCTTGGGAGAACGGGCCACTGGTGTATTCCCTGGCGGGACGACTCGAGTTCGCGTTGTCGCCCGAGCGACAGGCGGCGATCACGCTTTCCGCGAAGGGCGACGCGGAAGGCCTGTGGGTGCAGGCGCTCCATGCGCAGGAGAGTGGGCATGCGGTGGTGAACGCATCGGGCCGGGCGCCGGTGACGATCCACCCGGATCGCCGGCCCATGGTGGCGATCAACCCGGAAGGCCCGGTGGCGCTCGAGGCCGTGACGGTGCCCAACGCGGCATTCTGGCAGCAGCTCGCGAAGCTCACCGGGGTGGAACTGCAGACGCCGGAGGCGGCGGCGCGCATCAGTGGAACCTGGCGGGCGCCCCAGGGGAATGTGAGCTTTCGCGCGTCGCGCGCGGCCATGGATGCGCGGCGTTTTGCGCGCCCGCTGCCCGCGTTGGCGGATGTGGATGTGGCGATGAAGGCGGACAACGACGGCATTCTGCTCGAACGGTGCAGCTTTCGGGTGGAGGGCCAGTTGGTTCGGGCGTCGGGTCGGCTGCCGCTGCCGCGTCGCGCCTGGAATGAGCTTCGGGCGGAGCCGCTGGACTATCTGCGCCGTGGCGCCGAGGCGCGGCTGGAGGTTCCGGAAGCTGAGGTGGCAAAACTCGCCCGGTTTCTGCCGGCGGCCCTCGCGCCGGTGGGGCGGGTGGAGGCCGATGTCCGGTTTGACCGTGGCGCGCTGGGCGGCTTTGTGCACTTGCGCGAGGCCGCCTCGCGGCCGCTTGGTCCGCTCGGGGTGCTCCAGCAGGTCAACGCTGACGTTGCGTTCTCCGACCAGCGGGTGACGTTGCGCGAAGTGACGGCGATGGCGGGCGGGCAGCCGGTTGTCCTGAGTGGCACGGTGGAGTTGCCGACCCTTGGCGGGCGTGGTCCGGTGGTTCAGCCGCGCTATGACGTCCGGTTGCGAGGCGAAAACCTGCCCTTCGTGCGGCGTTCGGGGCTGCTCCTGCGTGGCGATCTGGATCTTCGGCTCCGGACGCCGGACGCGGGCGCCCCGATTATCAATGGCCGCGTGGTGCTGCGTGACAGCTTGTTCTTGACCGATATTCGCGCGTACCTGCCGCAGGGCGGCGGGGCGAGCCCGGCGCGGCGACCTCCCTATTTCTCCGTGGAGACCGTCCCCCTCAATGGCTGGCGGCTGGACCTGGATGTGAGTGGAAACCGATTCTTGCGAATCAGGATGCCCGTGTTTGCGGGGCTTGCTTCCGTGCGATTTCACCTGGGGGGGACGCTGGGCGAGCCGCGCGCGATCGGCGACGCCACCCTTGACGAGGGTCAGGTGCTCATGCCGTTTGCGAGCTTTGCGGTGCGGCAGGGCGCGGTGCGGCTGACGGAGGAGAATCCGTACGAGGCCCAGATCTTCCTGCGCGGCGCGACCCGGCACTGGGGCTACGACCTGACCATGGAAGTGGACGGGAAGGCGTCGGCCCCGAACATCCAGTTCAGCTCCAGCCCAGCCCTGGATTCCGAACAGGTGCTCCTGATGGTGATGACTGGGACTCCGCCTTCGAACGAACTGAATCCATCTCTGCGGCAACGCGCGGTGCAGATCGGGGCTTTCTTTGGCCAAAGCATCCTGGGCTCGCTGGGCGGCGGGAGCGGAGAACCGGGACGGCTTTCCATTGAAACCGGCTCCCGGATCTCCCGACAGGGCCGCGAGACGTATGAGATCGAATACCAGTTGAGTGACCGCTGGACCGCGACGGGCGAGTACGATGAGTTCGACGAGTATAACGCGGGGCTCAAATGGCGTGTGGCGCCGCGAAAGAAGCAGAAATGAGCCGGCTCAATCATCGCATTTTCTCCCT
This genomic window from Opitutus sp. ER46 contains:
- a CDS encoding translocation/assembly module TamB domain-containing protein, with the protein product MRRRRSLPVLAVAGALLLLTALTLPWWLGLVLPPLAGRFGAKVGAYERQGYGRFVLREIEYRRDGVVVRVDHVEAPTPLLWGWRQLTNSPSVLAVGAWSVDVAARPQRPPTPSANGWMPLRIRLQRIARELDRWVPEARTGAGVVRWPRGEIKARSARWQDGTLTVTALEYRGIVVDAHATFGRETDQIWLVAENVAEQRALRLESEGACVTGVVQAWNQTAQLTARFSAQGWLPPDASASIENLDVEGRVLKLGQYARVTGHARVNWRLDHFLTDLALRGAPPPGSETPPMEVTLSGNGTPEAFTLAALRATLPGLEAELTAPVTFERSGRMRESSARFAVHADLARLPWATAEGMVEGEARVVDADQGPPAVEFSFGADNLRVPELAVRRLRLLGRVDWPRLNVRELQLVDSAGGELRAAGEWNFARKEFRGVTAAGEIAYETVRPWLPTGVRFTRASLTATLEGAVTALRHEGRLSVAELQAGQLKPAALQITWRGAGAKIEDCAAEAKMGEAMLTVRGAVNPDEARLTALAWIVDGRTELQLAQPARVTWRPALAVDTLRLEGPQASLLARLTGTARRDLEFGVHGFQSAWLARVVELKGPVWTVPSLALTGSWENGPLVYSLAGRLEFALSPERQAAITLSAKGDAEGLWVQALHAQESGHAVVNASGRAPVTIHPDRRPMVAINPEGPVALEAVTVPNAAFWQQLAKLTGVELQTPEAAARISGTWRAPQGNVSFRASRAAMDARRFARPLPALADVDVAMKADNDGILLERCSFRVEGQLVRASGRLPLPRRAWNELRAEPLDYLRRGAEARLEVPEAEVAKLARFLPAALAPVGRVEADVRFDRGALGGFVHLREAASRPLGPLGVLQQVNADVAFSDQRVTLREVTAMAGGQPVVLSGTVELPTLGGRGPVVQPRYDVRLRGENLPFVRRSGLLLRGDLDLRLRTPDAGAPIINGRVVLRDSLFLTDIRAYLPQGGGASPARRPPYFSVETVPLNGWRLDLDVSGNRFLRIRMPVFAGLASVRFHLGGTLGEPRAIGDATLDEGQVLMPFASFAVRQGAVRLTEENPYEAQIFLRGATRHWGYDLTMEVDGKASAPNIQFSSSPALDSEQVLLMVMTGTPPSNELNPSLRQRAVQIGAFFGQSILGSLGGGSGEPGRLSIETGSRISRQGRETYEIEYQLSDRWTATGEYDEFDEYNAGLKWRVAPRKKQK